One region of Scophthalmus maximus strain ysfricsl-2021 chromosome 15, ASM2237912v1, whole genome shotgun sequence genomic DNA includes:
- the usp40 gene encoding ubiquitin carboxyl-terminal hydrolase 40 isoform X3, translating into MFGNLFEEEEEEEEGFASTPSKGNVAKAAGEPPPARGRSNLCGIRNQGGTCYLNSLLQTLLFTPEFREELFALGPGELGCLEDKEAPGAKVRVIPLELQRLFARLLLADQQSASTADLTESFGWNSSEGTNQHDVQELNRILFSALEHSLVGTTGSTFIHRLYHGTIVNSIVCKECGNVSQRQEDFLDLTVCVCGVSSLEEGLWNMFVEEELFEGNNLYCCAQCDRLVTAAKSAKMKKLPPFMTMSLLRFSFDFAKCERYKETGRYGFPFTINLRPFCEQTNGEDSDYTYDLFSVIIHKGGCYGGHYHAYIRDIDQLGQWEPPEDDCKPKTQRKVKEEVKEACETKLQEDNPLSVLTAIIAQESSKSVLIDQLGQKLMDKIGSSWSKKFRKHYGPIGKFLQSHNDVFMLVSNGTRVALKANPPSPVTDLPCPAEHTNNSDPSTTSGPGAAKQQPGADQRPEPEPEQGSHWFDLNDSTVSSIRESDIEKQFQGKESAYMLFYRKTQLHRPSEALNNPQYKVPSYLVQMAQEENIKVQEMREKFEATNNMVELRLHLAPCYRLENGALQPANREDGGRTSLSFDRRKTVGDLRLAIYQMQELWEGDMALTVAKSLPAGLHLYNTLTDDNVSLYSAGIHTNYDLFVWNGREVCGATLLIGAEWEPVLLTVVRPFLGEDVEQEKGNRVECEETRGGFEDGRPGLKREARGFAGGATLGEVKEALGEPKESLLCQEHRGGQRGEQGAGEGGGASGWRVFPPDDMQRTLKELSLKDGDALLVLEPQSFDSSLFTLNGDVVTVTTPSDCRWLQVEFQPHGGGGGGGEGEEEEERRKIKVPATGNMLLCEVKQRAVDELGLQEKPPGAQFCLRQVDCTGKLLPPVCEELSVRDAGVRLMTTLTLCPGNAPKASQCLKAMLDAVGLDGTCWHLRRLDWCEEVGEPLMDEDASLSELKISSGETLVVTEGQLPPKGFLMLTMWLYPDPKYMEADFKEVLTAGETQNHWPPLCAGNAVELRSVGQVEISDEATLEELKTQVLALPALQSVCVPTTAFMRLWQLEGGRLARILRGQQLTLRKLKLTCGTDLCVQQLLKEEDLGPKEVLLNVKMGVPGERSYYPPEELVWVASRDSSPRSLRTCLASHYGLSPDSLLLAKHQPDKHIWEEISNWNQQVSKKKKKKRTESLLGAPFHLKDGDTIGIKNLLIDNNRAFFTLEDEQGQQRLREQAEQRRKGEKAAGSDGAGRQTKAGQNKTRKPEVALSINVGVFR; encoded by the exons ATGTTCGGGAATCTgttcgaggaggaggaggaggaggaggagggcttcGCTTCCACCCCTTCCAAGGGGAACGTTGCGAAAGCGGCAGGCGAGCCGCCTCCGGCCCGAGGGAGAAGCAATCTGTGCGGCATCAGGAACCAGGGGGGGACGTGCTACCTGAACTCTCTGCTCCAGACGCTGCTGTTCACCCCGGAGTTCAGAG AGGAGCTCTTCGCCTTGGGGCCAGGGGAACTGGGATGCCTGGAAGACAAAGAGGCACCGGGGGCCAAG GTCCGGGTGATCCCGCTGGAGCTCCAGAGGCTGTTCGCCCGTCTGCTGTTGGCGGACCAGCAGAGCGCCTCCACCGCCGACCTCACGGAGAGCTTTGGCTGGAACAGCAGCgag GGGACAAATCAACATGATGTGCAGGAGCTGAACAGAATTCTGTTCAGTGCTCTGGAGCACTCTCTTGTGGGAACCACTGGTAGTACATTTATTCACCGGCTGTACCATGGGACAATTGTCAACAGCATTGTCTGCAAGGAGTGTGGAAACGTCAGCCAGAGACAG GAGGACTTTCTGGACCTGACGGTGTGTGTTTGCGGCGTGTCCAGCCTGGAGGAGGGTTTGTGGAACATgtttgtggaggaggagttgtTTGAGGGCAACAACCTGTACTGCTGTGCACAGTGCGACAGGCTGGTCACTGCTGCCAAG TCTGCTAAGATGAAGAAGCTCCCTCCATTCATGACCATGTCTTTGCTGAGATTCAGCTTTGACTTTGCCAAATGTGAGCGGTACAAGGAGACTGGACGGTACGGCTTCCCCTTCACCATCAACCTACGGCCATTTTGTGAGCAG ACTAATGGAGAAGACTCTGATTACACCTATGACCTCTTCTCTGTGATCATCCATAAGGGAGGCTGTTACGGTGGCCACTACCACGCTTATATCAGGGACATTGACCAGCTCGGCCAATGGGAGCCGCCG GAGGATGACTGCAAACCTAAAACTCAGAGAAAGGTCAAGGAGGAGGTCAAGGAAGCGTGTGAGACAAAACTACAAGAAGACAACCCTTTGTCTGTCCTTACTGCTATAATTGCCCAG GAGTCATCAAAGAGTGTCTTGATAGATCAGCTGGGCCAGAAACTCATGGATAAGATTGGTTCGTCCTGGAGCAAAAAGTTCAGAAAGCACTATGGTCCCATAGGAAAG TTCCTGCAGTCCCACAACGACGTGTTCATGTTGGTTTCTAATGGTACCAGAGTAGCACTGAAGGCAAACCCGCCCAGCCCAGTGACTGACCTACCTTGTCCAGCAGAACATACCAATAACTCTGATCCGTCAACAACTTCGGGCCCAGGAGCTGCTAAACAACAACCGGGAGCGGACCAGAGgccagaacctgaaccagag CAGGGTAGCCACTGGTTTGACCTCAATGACTCCACAGTGTCCTCCATCAGGGAGTCGGACAtagagaagcagttccagggCAAAGAGAGCGCATACATGCTGTtctacagaaaaacacagctgcaCAGGCCCAGTGAAG ctCTGAACAATCCACAATATAAAGTTCCTTCTTACCTCGTCCAGATGGCTCAGGAGGAGAACATCAAAGTGCAAGAGATGCG CGAGAAGTTTGAAGCCACCAATAACATGGTGGAACTGCGTCTGCACCTGGCACCCTGTTATAGACTAGAAAATGGAGCCCTGCAACCAGCCAACAGAGAAGACGGCGGACGCACCAGCCTCAGTTTCGACCGTAGAAAGACTGTCGGAGACCTGCGATTAGCTATTTATCAG ATGCAGGAACTCTGGGAAGGGGATATGGCTTTGACTGTGGCCAAGAGTCTTCCAGCAGGTCTACACCTCTATAATACTCTTACAG atGACAATGTCTCCCTGTACAGTGCAGGCATCCACACAAACTATGACTTGTTTGTGTGGAACGGCAGAGAG GTGTGCGGTGCGACTTTGCTTATTGGAGCCGAGTGGGAGCCGGTGCTGCTGACTGTAGTCCGTCCGTTTTTGGGCGAAGATGTTGAGCAGGAGAAGGGGAATAGGGTAGAATGTGAGGAGACCAGAGGTGGTTTTGAAGACGGAAGACCAGGACTTAAAAGGGAGGCGAGAGGGTTTGCAGGTGGTGCGACACTCGGGGAGGTGAAGGAGGCACTGGGGGAGCCTAAGGAGAGTCTTCTGTGCCAGGAGCAtaggggaggacagagaggagagcagggagcgggagagggaggaggggcgagCGGATGGAGGGTTTTCCCGCCCGATGACATGCAGCGGACGCTCAAGGAGCTGTCGCTGAAAGACGGAGACGCGCTGCTAGTGCTGGAGCCCCAATCGTTCGACAGCAG TTTGTTTACCCTAAATGGAGATGTCGTCACCGTGACTACGCCCTCTGACTGCCGCTGGCTCCAGGTGGAGTTTCAAccacatggaggaggaggaggaggaggtgaaggggaggaagaggaggaaaggaggaaaattAAGGTTCCAGCCACAGGAAATATG CTGCTGTGTGAGGTGAAACAGAGGGCCGTAGACGAGCTGGGGCTACAGGAGAAACCCCCAG GTGCACAGTTCTGTCTGAGACAGGTGGACTGCACAGGGAAACTCCTTCCTCCAG TGTGTGAGGAGTTGAGTGTTCGAGATGCGGGCGTGCGACTCATGACCACACTGACTCTCTGTCCGGGAAATGCCCCCAAGGCATCACAg TGTCTAAAGGCGATGCTCGATGCTGTTGGACTTGATG GTACCTGTTGGCACTTGAGGAGGCTCGACTGGTGTGAAGAGGTTGGAGAGCCACTTATGGATGAA GATGCTTCTCTGTCAGAGCTGAAGATAAGCAGCGGAGAGACATTAGTCGTCACAGAAGGACAACTTCCTCCAAAG gGTTTCCTTATGTTAACCATGTGGCTGTATCCAGACCCCAAATACATGGAAGCTGATTTTAAGGAGGTTTTGACTGCAGGTGAAACGCAGAATCATTGGCCTCCTCTGTGCGCCGGCAACGCGGTGGAGCTGAGAAGTGTAGGACAGGTGGAAATATCAGACGAGGCCACGCTGGAGGAGCTCAAGACTCAG GTATTGGCGCTGCCTGCcctccagagtgtgtgtgtgccaacaaCTGCGTTCATGCGCCTCTGgcagctggagggagggagactggCACGAATCCTCAGAGGACAACAACTGACGCTCAG GAAATTGAAGCTAACCTGTGGCACAGACCTTTGTGTGCAACAGCTGCTGAAAGAGGAAGATCTAGG gCCCAAGGAGGTGTTACTAAACGTTAAGATGGGAGTACCAGGGGAGAGGAGTTACTACCCTCCAGAGGAGCTGGTTTGGGTTGCATCCCGGGATTCTTCACCTCGCTCTCTACGCACATGTCTGGCTTCGCACTACGGCCTCTCCCCCGACTCTCTGCTGTTGGCCAAGCACCAGCCGGACAAACACATCTGGGAAGAAATATCCAACTGG AACCAGCAggtttccaaaaagaaaaagaagaagagaacagaaTCCCTACTGGGAGCACCGTTCCACCTCAAAGATGGCGACACAATCGGCATCAAG AATCTTTTGATTGACAACAACAGGGCCTTTTTCACGCTGGAGGATGAGCAGGGCCAGCAGAGGCTCCGAGAGCAGGCAGAGCAACGCAGGAAAGG CGAAAAGGCTGCAGGATCTGATGGTGCGGGGCGACAGACGAAGGCTGGACAGAACAAAACTAGGAAACCAGAGGTGGCACTGTCCATTAATGTCGGGGTTTTCAGATAG
- the usp40 gene encoding ubiquitin carboxyl-terminal hydrolase 40 isoform X1: MFGNLFEEEEEEEEGFASTPSKGNVAKAAGEPPPARGRSNLCGIRNQGGTCYLNSLLQTLLFTPEFREELFALGPGELGCLEDKEAPGAKVRVIPLELQRLFARLLLADQQSASTADLTESFGWNSSEGTNQHDVQELNRILFSALEHSLVGTTGSTFIHRLYHGTIVNSIVCKECGNVSQRQEDFLDLTVCVCGVSSLEEGLWNMFVEEELFEGNNLYCCAQCDRLVTAAKSAKMKKLPPFMTMSLLRFSFDFAKCERYKETGRYGFPFTINLRPFCEQTNGEDSDYTYDLFSVIIHKGGCYGGHYHAYIRDIDQLGQWEPPEDDCKPKTQRKVKEEVKEACETKLQEDNPLSVLTAIIAQESSKSVLIDQLGQKLMDKIGSSWSKKFRKHYGPIGKFLQSHNDVFMLVSNGTRVALKANPPSPVTDLPCPAEHTNNSDPSTTSGPGAAKQQPGADQRPEPEPEQGSHWFDLNDSTVSSIRESDIEKQFQGKESAYMLFYRKTQLHRPSEALNNPQYKVPSYLVQMAQEENIKVQEMREKFEATNNMVELRLHLAPCYRLENGALQPANREDGGRTSLSFDRRKTVGDLRLAIYQMQELWEGDMALTVAKSLPAGLHLYNTLTDDNVSLYSAGIHTNYDLFVWNGREVCGATLLIGAEWEPVLLTVVRPFLGEDVEQEKGNRVECEETRGGFEDGRPGLKREARGFAGGATLGEVKEALGEPKESLLCQEHRGGQRGEQGAGEGGGASGWRVFPPDDMQRTLKELSLKDGDALLVLEPQSFDSSLFTLNGDVVTVTTPSDCRWLQVEFQPHGGGGGGGEGEEEEERRKIKVPATGNMLLCEVKQRAVDELGLQEKPPGAQFCLRQVDCTGKLLPPVCEELSVRDAGVRLMTTLTLCPGNAPKASQLFLHFSVGAAPSAGMEMDIIVEETCTVKDCLKAMLDAVGLDGTCWHLRRLDWCEEVGEPLMDEDASLSELKISSGETLVVTEGQLPPKGFLMLTMWLYPDPKYMEADFKEVLTAGETQNHWPPLCAGNAVELRSVGQVEISDEATLEELKTQVLALPALQSVCVPTTAFMRLWQLEGGRLARILRGQQLTLRKLKLTCGTDLCVQQLLKEEDLGPKEVLLNVKMGVPGERSYYPPEELVWVASRDSSPRSLRTCLASHYGLSPDSLLLAKHQPDKHIWEEISNWNQQVSKKKKKKRTESLLGAPFHLKDGDTIGIKNLLIDNNRAFFTLEDEQGQQRLREQAEQRRKGEKAAGSDGAGRQTKAGQNKTRKPEVALSINVGVFR; encoded by the exons ATGTTCGGGAATCTgttcgaggaggaggaggaggaggaggagggcttcGCTTCCACCCCTTCCAAGGGGAACGTTGCGAAAGCGGCAGGCGAGCCGCCTCCGGCCCGAGGGAGAAGCAATCTGTGCGGCATCAGGAACCAGGGGGGGACGTGCTACCTGAACTCTCTGCTCCAGACGCTGCTGTTCACCCCGGAGTTCAGAG AGGAGCTCTTCGCCTTGGGGCCAGGGGAACTGGGATGCCTGGAAGACAAAGAGGCACCGGGGGCCAAG GTCCGGGTGATCCCGCTGGAGCTCCAGAGGCTGTTCGCCCGTCTGCTGTTGGCGGACCAGCAGAGCGCCTCCACCGCCGACCTCACGGAGAGCTTTGGCTGGAACAGCAGCgag GGGACAAATCAACATGATGTGCAGGAGCTGAACAGAATTCTGTTCAGTGCTCTGGAGCACTCTCTTGTGGGAACCACTGGTAGTACATTTATTCACCGGCTGTACCATGGGACAATTGTCAACAGCATTGTCTGCAAGGAGTGTGGAAACGTCAGCCAGAGACAG GAGGACTTTCTGGACCTGACGGTGTGTGTTTGCGGCGTGTCCAGCCTGGAGGAGGGTTTGTGGAACATgtttgtggaggaggagttgtTTGAGGGCAACAACCTGTACTGCTGTGCACAGTGCGACAGGCTGGTCACTGCTGCCAAG TCTGCTAAGATGAAGAAGCTCCCTCCATTCATGACCATGTCTTTGCTGAGATTCAGCTTTGACTTTGCCAAATGTGAGCGGTACAAGGAGACTGGACGGTACGGCTTCCCCTTCACCATCAACCTACGGCCATTTTGTGAGCAG ACTAATGGAGAAGACTCTGATTACACCTATGACCTCTTCTCTGTGATCATCCATAAGGGAGGCTGTTACGGTGGCCACTACCACGCTTATATCAGGGACATTGACCAGCTCGGCCAATGGGAGCCGCCG GAGGATGACTGCAAACCTAAAACTCAGAGAAAGGTCAAGGAGGAGGTCAAGGAAGCGTGTGAGACAAAACTACAAGAAGACAACCCTTTGTCTGTCCTTACTGCTATAATTGCCCAG GAGTCATCAAAGAGTGTCTTGATAGATCAGCTGGGCCAGAAACTCATGGATAAGATTGGTTCGTCCTGGAGCAAAAAGTTCAGAAAGCACTATGGTCCCATAGGAAAG TTCCTGCAGTCCCACAACGACGTGTTCATGTTGGTTTCTAATGGTACCAGAGTAGCACTGAAGGCAAACCCGCCCAGCCCAGTGACTGACCTACCTTGTCCAGCAGAACATACCAATAACTCTGATCCGTCAACAACTTCGGGCCCAGGAGCTGCTAAACAACAACCGGGAGCGGACCAGAGgccagaacctgaaccagag CAGGGTAGCCACTGGTTTGACCTCAATGACTCCACAGTGTCCTCCATCAGGGAGTCGGACAtagagaagcagttccagggCAAAGAGAGCGCATACATGCTGTtctacagaaaaacacagctgcaCAGGCCCAGTGAAG ctCTGAACAATCCACAATATAAAGTTCCTTCTTACCTCGTCCAGATGGCTCAGGAGGAGAACATCAAAGTGCAAGAGATGCG CGAGAAGTTTGAAGCCACCAATAACATGGTGGAACTGCGTCTGCACCTGGCACCCTGTTATAGACTAGAAAATGGAGCCCTGCAACCAGCCAACAGAGAAGACGGCGGACGCACCAGCCTCAGTTTCGACCGTAGAAAGACTGTCGGAGACCTGCGATTAGCTATTTATCAG ATGCAGGAACTCTGGGAAGGGGATATGGCTTTGACTGTGGCCAAGAGTCTTCCAGCAGGTCTACACCTCTATAATACTCTTACAG atGACAATGTCTCCCTGTACAGTGCAGGCATCCACACAAACTATGACTTGTTTGTGTGGAACGGCAGAGAG GTGTGCGGTGCGACTTTGCTTATTGGAGCCGAGTGGGAGCCGGTGCTGCTGACTGTAGTCCGTCCGTTTTTGGGCGAAGATGTTGAGCAGGAGAAGGGGAATAGGGTAGAATGTGAGGAGACCAGAGGTGGTTTTGAAGACGGAAGACCAGGACTTAAAAGGGAGGCGAGAGGGTTTGCAGGTGGTGCGACACTCGGGGAGGTGAAGGAGGCACTGGGGGAGCCTAAGGAGAGTCTTCTGTGCCAGGAGCAtaggggaggacagagaggagagcagggagcgggagagggaggaggggcgagCGGATGGAGGGTTTTCCCGCCCGATGACATGCAGCGGACGCTCAAGGAGCTGTCGCTGAAAGACGGAGACGCGCTGCTAGTGCTGGAGCCCCAATCGTTCGACAGCAG TTTGTTTACCCTAAATGGAGATGTCGTCACCGTGACTACGCCCTCTGACTGCCGCTGGCTCCAGGTGGAGTTTCAAccacatggaggaggaggaggaggaggtgaaggggaggaagaggaggaaaggaggaaaattAAGGTTCCAGCCACAGGAAATATG CTGCTGTGTGAGGTGAAACAGAGGGCCGTAGACGAGCTGGGGCTACAGGAGAAACCCCCAG GTGCACAGTTCTGTCTGAGACAGGTGGACTGCACAGGGAAACTCCTTCCTCCAG TGTGTGAGGAGTTGAGTGTTCGAGATGCGGGCGTGCGACTCATGACCACACTGACTCTCTGTCCGGGAAATGCCCCCAAGGCATCACAg ctTTTTTTGCACTTCTCTGTGGGcgcagcgccctctgctggcatGGAGATGGACATAATTGTGGAGGAGACTTGTACAGTCAAAGac TGTCTAAAGGCGATGCTCGATGCTGTTGGACTTGATG GTACCTGTTGGCACTTGAGGAGGCTCGACTGGTGTGAAGAGGTTGGAGAGCCACTTATGGATGAA GATGCTTCTCTGTCAGAGCTGAAGATAAGCAGCGGAGAGACATTAGTCGTCACAGAAGGACAACTTCCTCCAAAG gGTTTCCTTATGTTAACCATGTGGCTGTATCCAGACCCCAAATACATGGAAGCTGATTTTAAGGAGGTTTTGACTGCAGGTGAAACGCAGAATCATTGGCCTCCTCTGTGCGCCGGCAACGCGGTGGAGCTGAGAAGTGTAGGACAGGTGGAAATATCAGACGAGGCCACGCTGGAGGAGCTCAAGACTCAG GTATTGGCGCTGCCTGCcctccagagtgtgtgtgtgccaacaaCTGCGTTCATGCGCCTCTGgcagctggagggagggagactggCACGAATCCTCAGAGGACAACAACTGACGCTCAG GAAATTGAAGCTAACCTGTGGCACAGACCTTTGTGTGCAACAGCTGCTGAAAGAGGAAGATCTAGG gCCCAAGGAGGTGTTACTAAACGTTAAGATGGGAGTACCAGGGGAGAGGAGTTACTACCCTCCAGAGGAGCTGGTTTGGGTTGCATCCCGGGATTCTTCACCTCGCTCTCTACGCACATGTCTGGCTTCGCACTACGGCCTCTCCCCCGACTCTCTGCTGTTGGCCAAGCACCAGCCGGACAAACACATCTGGGAAGAAATATCCAACTGG AACCAGCAggtttccaaaaagaaaaagaagaagagaacagaaTCCCTACTGGGAGCACCGTTCCACCTCAAAGATGGCGACACAATCGGCATCAAG AATCTTTTGATTGACAACAACAGGGCCTTTTTCACGCTGGAGGATGAGCAGGGCCAGCAGAGGCTCCGAGAGCAGGCAGAGCAACGCAGGAAAGG CGAAAAGGCTGCAGGATCTGATGGTGCGGGGCGACAGACGAAGGCTGGACAGAACAAAACTAGGAAACCAGAGGTGGCACTGTCCATTAATGTCGGGGTTTTCAGATAG